One genomic window of Salvelinus namaycush isolate Seneca chromosome 22, SaNama_1.0, whole genome shotgun sequence includes the following:
- the LOC120066959 gene encoding DDB1- and CUL4-associated factor 7-like — protein sequence MSLHCKQKEIYKHEPPWTVYAMNWCVRPDKRFRLALGGYVEEYNNKMQIVGLEEESLEFICRNTFDHLYPTTKIMWIPDSKGVYLDLLATSGDYLHIWGISDTETRLECLLNNNKNSDFCAPFTSFDWNEVDPNLLGTSSIDTICIIGGLETGQVLSKVNLVSRQVKTQLIAHDKEVYGIAFSHAGGGRDMFASVGADGSVRMFDQRHLEHSAIIYEDPQHHPLLHLCWNKQDPNYLATMAMDVMEVVILDVHVPCTPVARLNNHWACVNGFAWAPHSSCHICTAAEDHQALIWDIQQMPRAIKDPILACTAEEEINNVQWASTQPDWIAISYNNCLEILRV from the coding sequence ATGTCGCTCCACTGTAAGCAAAAAGAGATCTACAAACACGAACCGCCATGGACGGTGTATGCAATGAACTGGTGCGTTCGTCCCGACAAGCGCTTTCGCCTGGCCCTTGGAGGTTACGTTGAAGAATATAACAATAAGATGCAGATTGTGGGTCTGGAGGAGGAGAGTTTAGAGTTCATCTGCAGGAACACCTTTGACCACCTCTACCCCACCACCAAGATCATGTGGATCCCGGACAGCAAGGGTGTTTACCTAGACCTGCTTGCCACTAGCGGGGACTACCTGCACATTTGGGGGATCAGTGACACAGAGACGCGTTTGGAATGCTTGCTGAATAACAACAAGAACTCTGACTTCTGTGCACCATTCACCTCGTTTGACTGGAATGAAGTAGATCCTAATCTACTGGGCACCTCCAGCATTGACACCATCTGTATTATCGGGGGGTTGGAGACTGGCCAGGTACTAAGCAAAGTCAACCTCGTATCTCGCCAAGTCAAGACCCAGCTCATTGCTCATGACAAAGAGGTGTATGGCATAGCGTTCAGCCACGCAGGCGGTGGTCGGGACATGTTTGCGTCGGTCGGAGCGGACGGCTCAGTAAGGATGTTTGACCAGCGGCACCTGGAGCACAGCGCCATCATCTATGAAGACCCCCAGCACCACCCCCTACTGCACCTCTGCTGGAACAAACAGGACCCCAACTACCTGGCCACCATGGCTATGGACGTCATGGAGGTTGTGATTCTGGACGTGCATGTTCCCTGCACGCCGGTGGCCCGCCTCAACAATCACTGGGCATGTGTCAACGGATTCGCCTGGGCTCCCCACTCCTCCTGTCACATCTGCACTGCAGCTGAAGACCACCAGGCGCTGATATGGGACATCCAGCAAATGCCCAGGGCCATCAAGGACCCTATTCTGGCCTGCACAGCAGAGGAGGAGATCAACAACGTTCAGTGGGCCTCCACCCAGCCTGACTGGATCGCCATCAGCTACAACAACTGCCTAGAGATCCTGCGGGTCTAA